The Planctomycetota bacterium genome window below encodes:
- a CDS encoding STAS domain-containing protein: MLQIEIQENTEKNAIIFSLEGTIDVYSCRQLEDSVNKLINEGKYKIVVDLSKVNYMTSVGAGIFMGVHAVTKENKGSIILVNPHSEVKDIFRLLGVDKIIDIVPDIKTALSKLNS; encoded by the coding sequence ATGCTACAAATCGAAATCCAGGAAAACACGGAAAAGAACGCCATCATATTTTCGCTCGAAGGGACCATCGATGTTTATTCATGCCGCCAACTTGAAGATTCCGTCAATAAGCTAATAAATGAGGGGAAATATAAAATCGTCGTTGACCTGTCTAAAGTAAATTATATGACCAGTGTCGGGGCCGGGATTTTCATGGGCGTCCACGCCGTCACCAAAGAAAACAAAGGCAGTATTATATTGGTTAACCCTCATTCAGAAGTCAAAGATATATTTAGATTACTGGGGGTGGATAAGATAATTGACATCGTACCCGATATAAAAACGGCTCTTAGCAAATTGAATTCCTGA
- a CDS encoding HEAT repeat domain-containing protein, producing MTSGLFRSILNPMKYVVLICGMVLLIASCQTEKPVAREDQNPSIPATQYSLLISQLGGDDWETRESAQKKLEDWPADTIGEIEPAVKEAAESNDPETRTRAIRIYDIIKIRKRVKFSDSFLKEFPDIYRDLTKLDASGRFGCLQKITGTNQKDMFEPIKFIYKDKVLNTDIAGLIGEIIQDNIKGVSDKQKQIILSIVSGELYHDPLSSSTDIEGGWCDIIPEAAPYVIKLLKDDNYVCAKAAEALGKLGAKEAIPRIKELMNRQNEYVHMCAVVALGRLGAKEIIPDLMKFLKSGYVRGSVAQALGYLGVKEAIPDIIKLLKDGAWDVRWSAVSALGLLNAKESVPEIIKLLEDEHHDVRQCAVKTLEQLGDKEIIPAMRKLLNDKDLYMIGYAVMTLAKLGDKESITKIIRLMGFNYPGYGGLRGLFAIALVELGAKDKVTQDIVDDINIIAVNWHDGYKSRARAALKELGVSDEEIEKAKE from the coding sequence TTGACAAGCGGCTTGTTTAGAAGTATACTCAATCCTATGAAGTATGTTGTGCTGATATGCGGTATGGTGTTATTGATTGCATCTTGTCAGACGGAGAAACCAGTAGCCAGGGAAGATCAAAACCCCTCGATACCCGCTACTCAATACTCGCTACTAATTTCCCAGCTCGGTGGCGATGATTGGGAAACACGGGAATCCGCTCAAAAGAAACTGGAAGACTGGCCCGCAGACACAATAGGCGAAATAGAACCGGCCGTTAAAGAAGCCGCAGAAAGCAATGACCCGGAAACCCGTACCCGTGCCATCCGTATTTATGACATAATTAAAATCAGAAAGCGGGTAAAGTTCTCCGATAGTTTCTTGAAGGAATTCCCTGATATCTACCGCGATTTAACTAAACTTGACGCAAGCGGCAGGTTTGGATGCCTTCAAAAGATTACTGGCACAAATCAAAAAGACATGTTTGAACCCATTAAATTTATATATAAAGATAAAGTATTAAACACTGATATTGCCGGTTTGATTGGCGAGATTATCCAAGATAATATTAAAGGAGTATCCGACAAACAGAAACAAATTATTCTCTCTATAGTTAGCGGTGAACTGTATCATGACCCGCTGTCTTCCAGCACGGATATTGAAGGAGGATGGTGCGATATCATCCCGGAAGCTGCTCCATACGTCATAAAACTTCTAAAAGATGATAACTATGTTTGCGCAAAAGCTGCGGAAGCTCTTGGAAAACTTGGGGCGAAAGAAGCTATTCCTAGAATAAAGGAACTTATGAACCGTCAAAATGAATATGTCCATATGTGCGCTGTCGTGGCTCTTGGCCGCCTTGGCGCCAAAGAAATTATTCCCGATTTAATGAAATTCTTAAAGTCCGGATACGTTCGCGGTTCAGTCGCTCAAGCCCTTGGTTATTTAGGAGTAAAAGAAGCCATACCTGATATAATAAAGCTCCTAAAGGATGGTGCTTGGGATGTTCGGTGGTCTGCGGTTAGCGCTCTTGGATTACTTAACGCTAAAGAATCTGTTCCCGAGATAATAAAACTCTTGGAAGACGAGCATCATGATGTTCGCCAGTGCGCTGTGAAAACGCTTGAGCAACTCGGCGACAAAGAAATTATTCCTGCAATGAGAAAATTATTAAATGACAAAGACCTGTATATGATAGGCTATGCTGTTATGACTCTTGCTAAGCTGGGAGATAAAGAATCAATCACAAAAATAATAAGGCTAATGGGATTTAATTATCCTGGTTATGGCGGACTTAGAGGGCTTTTTGCTATTGCACTCGTCGAGCTTGGCGCAAAGGATAAGGTAACCCAGGATATAGTAGATGATATTAATATCATCGCGGTAAATTGGCATGATGGTTACAAATCCCGCGCCCGCGCCGCGCTAAAGGAATTAGGCGTTTCCGATGAAGAAATAGAAAAGGCGAAGGAATGA
- a CDS encoding sensor domain-containing diguanylate cyclase, protein MSRNFCKNILDNISHGVYVIDNKAKIRYWNRSMEKITGIRSQTVTGHPCTNKKFFYFDRSGDHSCNQKQCILLNSIKYGCADEKEFYLHHKDGYQVPIYLRAAPLKNAHNQIIGAVGLSCVNIYKMAGIKYATEQELLAYIDPLTGVGNRRYLEMNIQRRLDELSRYSWKFGIFFIDIDHFKKVNDKYGHDTGDELLKIIAGVLKRNLRPYDSLGRWGGEEFIATVMGINQDSISTLANRLRRAVEEHKFMVRIYNIKFTISIGAIIGKTTDTVDGVIKKADKLMYQSKKAGRNCISIDTGTRLVAQAGGK, encoded by the coding sequence ATGAGTCGTAATTTCTGTAAGAATATTTTAGATAATATTTCTCACGGAGTGTATGTCATAGATAACAAGGCGAAAATCAGGTACTGGAACAGATCTATGGAAAAAATAACCGGGATAAGGTCTCAAACGGTGACCGGGCATCCCTGTACTAATAAAAAATTCTTCTATTTCGACCGCAGCGGCGACCATTCCTGCAACCAAAAACAATGTATTCTATTAAATTCCATAAAATATGGCTGCGCCGACGAAAAAGAATTTTACCTTCATCACAAAGACGGCTACCAGGTGCCGATTTACCTGCGTGCCGCACCGCTCAAAAATGCGCATAATCAAATTATCGGCGCGGTGGGCCTGTCTTGTGTTAATATCTATAAAATGGCCGGCATCAAATATGCGACGGAACAAGAACTGCTGGCGTATATTGATCCTCTGACCGGGGTAGGCAACCGGCGCTATTTGGAAATGAATATCCAAAGGCGGCTGGATGAGCTTTCCCGTTATTCATGGAAATTCGGGATTTTCTTTATCGATATCGATCATTTCAAAAAAGTCAACGATAAATACGGGCATGATACTGGCGATGAACTGCTTAAGATTATCGCCGGCGTCTTGAAGCGCAATTTACGGCCATATGATTCACTCGGGCGCTGGGGCGGAGAAGAATTTATTGCCACCGTCATGGGAATCAACCAGGATTCAATTTCCACCCTGGCAAACCGCTTGCGCCGTGCCGTTGAAGAGCATAAATTTATGGTTCGTATTTATAATATCAAATTTACCATCTCGATAGGTGCGATTATCGGGAAAACAACCGATACCGTAGATGGAGTAATAAAAAAAGCTGATAAATTGATGTATCAAAGCAAAAAAGCTGGGCGTAATTGTATATCAATTGATACGGGAACCAGGTTGGTTGCGCAGGCAGGGGGCAAATAA
- a CDS encoding YdcF family protein — protein MVVSRKLRIVSASLALLALLLSISAVMMNHSIASGYSNRIYDINEVPACEVGLVLGALVWNSGQPSDILEDRLLTAIELYRLGKVKKLLISGDHGTKQYDEVNVMKAFMLKCGVKCEDIFMDHAGFRTYDSCYRARDVFGVRSMVVITNEFHLPRALYIANKMGIGAVGVKSDRRRYLSANYNNAREFLACCKAYLDVNIIKPLPKYLGVRIDIHGNGEVTQD, from the coding sequence ATGGTCGTTTCCCGGAAATTGCGTATTGTAAGCGCATCTCTTGCGTTATTAGCTCTGCTTCTGTCTATAAGCGCCGTGATGATGAACCATAGCATCGCTTCTGGATATAGCAATCGTATCTATGATATTAATGAGGTGCCAGCGTGCGAGGTCGGTCTGGTTCTTGGGGCTTTAGTCTGGAACAGCGGCCAGCCTTCCGATATCCTTGAAGACAGGTTGCTGACAGCAATCGAATTATATAGGCTCGGCAAGGTGAAGAAACTCCTGATATCTGGTGACCACGGCACCAAGCAATATGACGAAGTCAATGTGATGAAGGCGTTCATGCTTAAATGCGGTGTAAAGTGCGAGGATATTTTCATGGACCATGCGGGTTTTCGCACCTACGACAGCTGTTACCGGGCGCGGGATGTCTTCGGCGTCCGTTCCATGGTTGTTATTACCAACGAATTCCATCTCCCGCGCGCGCTATATATTGCCAATAAGATGGGGATTGGCGCGGTGGGGGTGAAATCAGACCGGCGCAGGTATCTCAGCGCCAATTATAACAATGCGCGCGAATTCCTGGCCTGTTGCAAGGCGTATCTGGATGTTAATATTATAAAGCCATTGCCGAAATATCTTGGAGTTCGGATTGACATCCACGGCAACGGTGAAGTCACACAGGATTGA